One genomic segment of Mycolicibacterium gilvum includes these proteins:
- a CDS encoding 5-oxoprolinase/urea amidolyase family protein → MSAVTLEILQPGPLALVEDLGRPGLSHIGVTRSGAADRRAHTLANRLVANPDDRATVEVTLGGFTARVHGGNGEGVAIAVTGADTNPSVNGVPFGTNSIHHAHDGEVISLAPPRAGLRSYLAVRGGIDVSPVLGSRSYDVMSAIGPVPLRAGDVLPVGAHTDDFPELDQAPVAAIDGDLLELKVVPGPRDDWFVDPDVLIRTNWQVTNRSDRVGMRLVGMPLEYRRPDRQLPSEGATRGAIQVPPNGFPVILGPDHPVTGGYPVIGVVTDDDVDKIAQARPGQTVRLHWSRPRRPFES, encoded by the coding sequence ATGAGTGCGGTCACGCTGGAGATCCTGCAGCCGGGGCCGCTGGCGCTCGTCGAGGACCTCGGCAGACCCGGTCTGTCGCACATCGGCGTGACCCGCTCGGGCGCCGCGGACCGACGCGCCCACACCCTGGCCAACCGTCTGGTCGCCAACCCCGACGACCGCGCCACGGTCGAGGTCACCCTCGGCGGATTCACCGCCAGAGTGCACGGCGGCAACGGCGAAGGCGTCGCGATCGCGGTCACCGGCGCCGACACCAACCCGTCGGTCAACGGTGTTCCGTTCGGCACCAACAGCATTCACCACGCCCACGACGGCGAGGTGATCTCGCTGGCACCGCCGCGGGCGGGGCTGCGGTCCTATCTGGCGGTGCGCGGCGGGATCGACGTGAGCCCTGTCCTCGGATCGCGCAGCTACGACGTGATGTCGGCGATCGGACCGGTGCCGCTGCGCGCCGGCGACGTGCTTCCCGTCGGGGCGCACACCGACGACTTCCCCGAACTGGACCAGGCCCCCGTCGCGGCGATCGACGGCGACCTGCTCGAGCTCAAGGTCGTCCCCGGGCCGCGCGACGACTGGTTCGTCGACCCCGACGTGTTGATACGCACCAACTGGCAGGTGACCAACCGCAGTGACCGGGTCGGGATGCGGCTGGTCGGTATGCCGCTGGAGTACCGGCGGCCCGACCGCCAGCTGCCCAGCGAGGGGGCCACGCGCGGCGCGATCCAGGTCCCGCCCAACGGATTCCCGGTGATCCTGGGCCCCGACCACCCCGTGACGGGCGGTTACCCGGTGATCGGGGTCGTCACCGACGACGACGTCGACAAGATCGCCCAGGCCCGGCCCGGCCAGACGGTCCGGTTGCACTGGTCGCGTCCGCGCCGTCCGTTCGAGTCCTGA
- a CDS encoding 5-oxoprolinase subunit B family protein, with protein MSVTADAIDTVRTGGVRRILDYGDRALLLEFDSSAEVLAWIEVVRGADLPGAVDIVPAARTILVKLAGSRYLAPTRQRLAGLQMTDEAAADAVAPATADVVIDVVYDGEDLDEVARLTGLSVDEVVAAHTGQMWRVGFSGFAPGFAYLVGGDERLAVPRRAEPRTRVPVGSVGLAGEFSGIYPRESPGGWQLIGRTSAVLWDIDRENPALLPPGTWVQFQTAHARSETGTADARSDSGTADARSDSTELKP; from the coding sequence ATGAGCGTGACTGCGGATGCGATCGACACAGTGCGCACCGGGGGCGTACGGCGGATTCTGGATTACGGCGATCGGGCGCTGCTGCTCGAGTTCGACAGCAGCGCAGAGGTACTGGCGTGGATCGAGGTGGTGCGCGGTGCCGATCTGCCCGGCGCCGTCGACATCGTCCCGGCGGCGCGGACGATTCTGGTGAAGCTGGCGGGGAGCCGGTACCTGGCACCGACCCGGCAACGGCTGGCCGGACTGCAGATGACCGACGAGGCCGCCGCCGACGCGGTCGCCCCCGCGACGGCCGACGTCGTCATCGACGTCGTGTACGACGGTGAGGACCTCGACGAGGTGGCCCGGCTCACCGGCTTGAGTGTGGACGAGGTCGTCGCCGCACACACGGGTCAGATGTGGCGGGTCGGCTTCAGCGGATTCGCACCGGGTTTCGCCTACCTGGTGGGCGGCGACGAGCGACTCGCCGTCCCGCGCCGAGCCGAGCCGCGTACCAGGGTGCCCGTCGGCTCGGTCGGGTTGGCCGGCGAGTTCAGCGGCATCTACCCACGCGAATCCCCCGGCGGATGGCAGCTGATCGGCCGCACCTCGGCGGTGCTGTGGGACATCGACCGCGAAAATCCGGCGCTGCTGCCCCCGGGCACGTGGGTGCAGTTTCAGACCGCGCACGCGAGGAGCGAAACAGGCACCGCGGACGCGAGGAGCGATTCAGGCACAGCGGACGCGAGGAGCGATTCGACGGAGCTGAAGCCATGA
- a CDS encoding IS3 family transposase codes for MTAAIGSQRQALAMIDLSRSTWHYRTNPRPPVSDPLPQKHRAYPSRIDEADRAVIRDKILAGWEAGSSVDHAFAASWDEGVMLASRRSWWRIAAAIEDQSARPVAPTRSTSKTPRQAPVLKATGPQQIWSWDITDLRSPWRGVAFKAYSILDIYSRKIVGWRVEERECDDLAVDMFEAAFAGHGLPAVVHADSGPAMRSTVLKDLLAGLKIGQTHNRPRVSNDNPFSESEFRTMKYRPNYPGVFTDLDSARAWVSAYVSWYNQHHRHSGVELFTPDSVHDGTWAQLWDRRDTALQAYYDAHPERFRNRPRTKSPSPVVGINLPTENDPDRLQAA; via the coding sequence TTGACCGCGGCGATCGGTTCGCAACGTCAGGCGCTGGCGATGATCGATCTGTCGCGTTCGACGTGGCATTACCGGACCAACCCGCGCCCGCCGGTCAGCGACCCGCTGCCGCAGAAGCATCGGGCTTACCCATCGCGCATCGATGAGGCCGACCGGGCAGTGATCCGAGACAAGATCCTCGCCGGCTGGGAGGCGGGCAGCTCGGTGGACCATGCGTTCGCCGCCAGCTGGGACGAGGGCGTGATGTTGGCCTCGCGGCGTTCCTGGTGGCGGATCGCCGCCGCGATCGAGGACCAAAGTGCGCGCCCAGTCGCACCGACCCGCTCGACGAGCAAGACGCCCCGGCAGGCGCCGGTACTCAAAGCGACAGGACCACAACAGATCTGGAGTTGGGACATCACCGACCTGCGCAGCCCGTGGCGCGGTGTGGCGTTCAAGGCGTACTCGATCCTTGACATCTACTCCCGCAAGATCGTGGGCTGGCGCGTGGAGGAACGGGAATGCGACGACCTCGCCGTGGACATGTTCGAAGCCGCGTTCGCCGGGCACGGCCTCCCCGCGGTCGTGCACGCCGATTCCGGGCCGGCGATGCGCTCGACGGTCCTCAAAGACCTCCTGGCCGGTCTCAAGATTGGCCAAACCCATAACCGGCCCCGGGTCAGCAATGACAACCCGTTCTCCGAATCGGAGTTCCGCACGATGAAGTACCGACCGAACTATCCCGGTGTCTTCACAGATCTTGACTCCGCCCGCGCCTGGGTGAGCGCCTACGTGTCCTGGTACAACCAGCATCACCGCCACAGCGGCGTCGAACTGTTCACCCCAGACTCCGTCCACGACGGCACGTGGGCGCAGCTCTGGGACCGACGAGACACCGCCCTACAGGCCTACTACGACGCTCACCCCGAACGGTTCCGCAACCGTCCACGAACCAAAAGCCCCAGCCCCGTCGTCGGCATCAACCTCCCCACCGAAAACGACCCCGACCGACTCCAAGCAGCTTGA
- a CDS encoding queuosine precursor transporter, producing the protein MNDRNLHASFARVGSAYYPVLVAVFTALVIISNVTATKGVEFGPIITDGGFIVFPLTYVIGDVLSEVYGFKAARRAIYTGFAMNILAALAFWATVYLPAADFYPNQEHFENIVGAYTGLIIAGMAGFLVGQTLNAWSLVLIKERTREKHLWARLVGSTFVGQLGDTLVFCAIAAGVIGITSFGDFVTYTAQGWLYKTAVEVALLPITYRVIAFIKHREPTYQSVPV; encoded by the coding sequence GTGAACGACCGGAACCTGCACGCCTCCTTCGCCCGCGTCGGGTCGGCCTACTACCCGGTCCTCGTCGCGGTGTTCACCGCGCTGGTCATCATCTCCAACGTCACCGCGACCAAGGGCGTCGAGTTCGGGCCGATCATCACCGACGGCGGCTTCATCGTCTTCCCGCTCACCTACGTCATCGGCGACGTGCTGTCGGAGGTGTACGGATTCAAGGCCGCGCGCCGCGCCATCTACACCGGTTTCGCGATGAACATCCTTGCCGCCCTGGCATTCTGGGCCACCGTCTACCTGCCCGCGGCGGACTTCTACCCCAACCAGGAACACTTCGAGAACATCGTCGGCGCCTACACGGGCCTGATCATCGCCGGGATGGCCGGATTCCTCGTCGGCCAGACGCTCAACGCGTGGTCACTGGTGCTGATCAAGGAGCGGACCCGCGAGAAGCACCTGTGGGCGCGGCTGGTCGGGTCGACATTCGTCGGCCAGCTCGGCGACACCCTCGTGTTCTGCGCCATCGCGGCCGGCGTCATCGGCATCACGTCGTTCGGCGATTTCGTCACCTACACCGCCCAGGGCTGGCTCTACAAAACCGCCGTGGAGGTCGCGCTGCTGCCGATCACCTACCGGGTGATCGCGTTCATCAAGCATCGGGAGCCGACCTATCAGAGCGTGCCGGTGTAA
- a CDS encoding ABC transporter substrate-binding protein has protein sequence MSRVWSRRSFLGLAAGAAATLTACGSEKPGTVAGDGSVTVTHAFGETRIPGPPTRVVSAGLTDADDLLTLGVVPIAVTDWFGGEPFGVWPWARPQLGAAQPAVLSLADGVQVEQIAALSPDLIIATDAGLDQDTYTRLSEIAPTVAQSGRAAFFEPWRDQAGAIGQAVFRHDDMQKLIADVDARFSAVKDAHPQFTGKKALLLAGTLTGDGVQVSGPPWRREFLTAMGLTVLDTDDEIPRDRLTTVLDEADVLIWTTENDQEQAALLADPVVAGLRATAANRHVFTGKELAGAIAYASTLSYPVLAERLPPMLDDALT, from the coding sequence GTGTCCCGTGTGTGGTCCCGGCGCAGTTTCCTCGGGCTTGCTGCCGGCGCCGCAGCGACGCTGACAGCCTGCGGCTCCGAGAAGCCCGGCACGGTCGCCGGCGACGGGTCGGTGACGGTCACGCATGCGTTCGGCGAGACCAGGATTCCCGGGCCGCCGACGCGGGTCGTCAGCGCGGGTCTGACCGACGCCGACGACCTGCTCACTCTCGGCGTCGTGCCGATCGCGGTCACCGACTGGTTCGGCGGCGAACCGTTCGGGGTGTGGCCGTGGGCGCGCCCCCAACTCGGCGCGGCCCAGCCCGCCGTGCTCAGCCTCGCCGACGGTGTCCAGGTCGAGCAGATCGCCGCGCTGAGTCCCGACCTCATCATCGCGACCGACGCCGGACTCGATCAGGACACCTACACCCGGCTCTCCGAGATCGCCCCGACCGTCGCGCAGTCCGGTCGCGCGGCGTTCTTCGAACCGTGGCGCGACCAGGCCGGCGCGATCGGGCAGGCGGTGTTCCGCCACGACGACATGCAGAAGCTCATCGCCGACGTCGACGCCCGGTTCAGCGCTGTCAAGGACGCCCACCCGCAGTTCACCGGGAAGAAGGCCCTGCTGCTCGCGGGCACTCTGACCGGCGACGGGGTACAGGTCAGCGGACCGCCCTGGCGACGCGAGTTCCTCACCGCGATGGGACTGACCGTCCTCGACACCGACGACGAGATCCCGCGGGACCGGCTCACGACGGTGCTCGACGAGGCCGATGTGCTCATCTGGACCACGGAGAACGACCAGGAGCAGGCCGCACTGCTCGCCGACCCTGTCGTGGCCGGCCTGCGGGCGACCGCGGCCAACAGGCATGTCTTCACCGGCAAGGAGCTCGCCGGAGCCATCGCCTACGCGTCGACGCTGTCGTATCCGGTGCTCGCCGAGCGGCTACCGCCGATGCTGGACGACGCGCTGACCTGA
- a CDS encoding YeiH family protein: protein MTEQTTQGSEPQQRTPSGTGYAVAGVLVVLVLGAATRFLEQQVPKWAAGTDFAGIAKSVEFPVYAIALGLLGNLVLSKLALRDALAAGFRTEFFIKTGLVLLGASINLKLLVTAAAPAIIQALLLITIVFGFTWWLGGRLGIEDKLRALLASAVSICGVSAAIAAAGAVQARREQLAYAASLVIVFALPSIFLLPWLAGVFGLPDAVAGAWIGGNIDTTAAVAAAGAIAGEDALQIATIVKTTQNALIGIVAIALTAYFALKVEKRGDSARPTIGQFWERFPKFVLGFIAASIVGTLYLQWGGDKAAISTVNDLRTWFLIFAFVAIGLEFSLRGLREAGWRPVAVFASATVVNIVVALGLALVLFGNFELG, encoded by the coding sequence GTGACCGAGCAGACCACCCAGGGCTCTGAGCCGCAGCAGCGCACGCCGTCGGGCACCGGCTACGCCGTCGCCGGTGTCCTCGTCGTCCTCGTCCTGGGCGCCGCCACCAGATTCCTCGAACAGCAGGTGCCGAAGTGGGCTGCCGGCACCGATTTCGCCGGGATCGCCAAATCCGTCGAATTCCCGGTCTACGCCATCGCGCTGGGCCTGCTCGGCAACCTCGTGCTGTCCAAGCTGGCGCTGCGCGACGCGCTGGCAGCCGGGTTCCGCACCGAGTTCTTCATCAAGACCGGCCTGGTGCTGCTCGGCGCGTCGATCAACCTGAAACTCCTCGTGACCGCTGCCGCCCCCGCGATCATCCAGGCCCTGCTGCTGATCACCATCGTCTTCGGCTTCACCTGGTGGCTCGGTGGACGCCTCGGCATCGAGGACAAACTGCGCGCGCTGCTCGCGTCGGCGGTCTCGATCTGCGGTGTCAGCGCCGCGATCGCCGCGGCCGGCGCGGTTCAGGCCAGACGCGAACAGCTGGCGTACGCGGCGTCGCTGGTGATCGTGTTCGCGCTGCCGTCGATCTTCCTGCTGCCGTGGCTGGCCGGGGTGTTCGGACTCCCCGACGCGGTCGCCGGAGCATGGATCGGCGGCAACATCGACACCACCGCCGCCGTCGCGGCTGCGGGCGCGATCGCCGGCGAGGACGCGCTGCAGATCGCCACCATCGTCAAGACCACCCAGAACGCGCTCATCGGGATCGTCGCGATCGCACTGACGGCGTACTTCGCGCTGAAGGTGGAGAAACGCGGCGACAGTGCCCGACCGACGATCGGGCAGTTCTGGGAGCGGTTCCCGAAGTTCGTGCTCGGCTTCATCGCCGCGTCGATCGTCGGCACCCTGTATCTGCAGTGGGGCGGCGACAAGGCGGCCATCAGCACGGTCAACGACCTGCGCACCTGGTTCCTGATCTTCGCGTTCGTCGCGATCGGGCTGGAGTTCTCCCTGCGCGGCCTGCGCGAAGCCGGCTGGCGACCGGTCGCGGTGTTTGCCTCGGCCACCGTCGTGAACATCGTCGTGGCTCTCGGGCTGGCGCTCGTGTTGTTCGGAAACTTCGAACTCGGTTAG
- the lysE gene encoding L-lysine exporter codes for MSTAYLVVLSGFASSLALIAAIGAQNAFVLRQGIRGEHVLPVVALCAVSDLVLIAAGIAGVGALIAAHPDIVTVTRYGGAAFLIGYGLFAARRAVRPDVLIPTDAAPARLTAVLATCLALTFLNPHVYLDTVVLLGMLANEHQDSRWLFGVGAVTASAVWFAALGFGATRVRHWFASARTWRLLDAAIAVVMIALGVSLLIR; via the coding sequence GTGAGCACCGCCTACCTCGTCGTCCTCAGCGGCTTCGCCAGCTCGCTGGCGCTGATCGCCGCCATCGGTGCGCAGAACGCGTTCGTTCTGCGCCAGGGCATCCGGGGCGAGCACGTGCTGCCGGTCGTGGCGCTGTGCGCGGTGTCCGATCTCGTGCTGATCGCCGCCGGGATCGCCGGTGTCGGTGCGCTGATCGCCGCCCACCCCGACATCGTCACCGTGACCCGGTACGGGGGCGCGGCCTTCCTGATCGGTTACGGCCTGTTCGCGGCGCGGCGGGCGGTCCGGCCCGACGTCCTGATCCCCACCGACGCCGCACCCGCCCGCCTGACCGCGGTGCTCGCCACCTGCCTGGCGCTGACATTCCTCAACCCTCACGTCTACCTCGACACGGTCGTCCTGCTCGGGATGCTCGCCAACGAACATCAGGACAGCCGCTGGCTCTTCGGCGTCGGGGCCGTCACCGCCAGCGCGGTGTGGTTCGCCGCGCTCGGATTCGGCGCCACGCGGGTGCGCCACTGGTTCGCCTCGGCCCGGACGTGGCGCCTGCTCGACGCCGCGATCGCGGTCGTCATGATCGCGCTCGGCGTGTCGCTGCTGATTCGGTGA